CATCCAGATGTTACAACAAGCTAAATGATGAAATATCTGACTTTCCCTGGTGAATACATTAAGTGGTTTACTTAATCTGGACTGACGTTGTGAATGAATCACTATACAGCAATCTCTCCTCAATCCGGCTGAAGTTACTATGATTGTACAACCCTCTACCAGGAGCGCATGTAAAGGAGTTGCCTTTAAATATACACGGTGATAATTGAATGACCACCTGATCAATCTTCTTTGGTCATGCGTTAGTGCGACAACAGTCAGTTACACTTCTCAGAAACCCATGAGTCACTGTGTATTATTAATTGTGGCTGTCTAACACACCTGTCCTGGCATGTTGGCCTGCATGTTGTCAAAGTGtgactgtcagtgtgtgtgggagtgggtgtgtgtgtgtgtgtgtgtgtgtgtgtgtgtgtgtgtgtgtgtgtgtgtgtgtgtgtgtgtgtgtgtgtgtgtgtgtgagacactgGGATCATCTGGTAAGTGGTGAGCACTCAATTGCTTGGGAAGATTTCGTGATTCATAAAAAGGAAATTTATATCATCCGTAACGAAAGCCGAGTAAACACAAACCCCTTTCACAACCAGTGCCTTATCTGATGGCGTAAGATGAGGCAAAATGTTcaaagtttgttgttttcattcggTTTGTGTAGAAGCATGATGATGAaccacattttaattgtttcagCGAGATACAACAAAGTGAatctttaaagataaaaaaacatgtatttaaaaaaagccctTTTGTTTTAATCAGTTGATAAAAAATGTCTCCAGAGACTGCAGTAGGGCATGAGATCAGCACCAACATGCAAAAATTGATTTCGAAGTGACCCTTGACCTCAAAAATCCCAAATAGATATCGAACCATGAAATATTAATCACATAAGGCTACAATAAGTAGCcggttagcttagtttagcacaAAGATTGGAAACATGGCGGTAACATGACTCTTTCTTAGTGTATCAAAATCTGCCAGCAACAATTCTGAAGCGTATCTATCAAATACCTTATTATATATAGTTTGTTTGATCTGTCAATGTAAACGAAACAATTTAATAATTTTGGCAGTTATGGGGCAGATATTTCTTGGCTGGGAACAGTTGCGACTCCAGGAAACTTCTGGTTGCAATCAAGAAATAATCTGAGACATAAAAGTTTTTTACACTGTACAGAATAAACAAATGAGATAAGCAATGTTAATTACGGAGGTTTTAAAGTGATATCAGGCAAATGTGTTCGTTAAGGTTTGTagattatatttaacatttatattaaaatgtgtcattttgtgtgtctCACATCTGGATAAACTCCCCCCTGTTAggatatatattttcttttgcttttgaGAAAAACAGTGCAGACACACCCAAATGATATAGaaatcactttatttatttgccatttaaaaaaaagaaattcaagaAATGATACTTGAAATAAACAGCTTGGTAATACAGGTGTATCTAATCAACAGAGAAtataagggggaaaaaatcacaCAGAGTATGTGTAGCTTAATTGCAATGtatgttaaagaaaaagatgacAAATTGATCAGATGGCAAAAATATTGATCAGACATACTGTGGTCTCACAACAAAGCGGTAGGAGAACTGGTCATCGGGACAGGGAAAGGTGAGATCCTGGGTCATATTGACACTAATGTAAGCCAGGTTTTCCTTGAAGTCCTGAACCTGAGAGATGTAGTTGCCTTGGCATATCAGCAGCAGCCGGTTACGAAACAGGATTTGTTGGTTTTTGGGGAGGCTGTTTTGGGGATTCAGCCTTGCCACTGGGAATGAGTTGCACCTCATGCCTCGGTTTGAACATTCTCTTTGGTTTCTAAAGATATTAGCCTCCCAACTGATCCGGTTTTGCTTGAAGAGCAGGCTGTTGTGGATTGGTACGTTGAGCCACAATGCTGGGATTTGATTGTATTGATTGTTATACCTAGGGTAAGTTATTGGTGGAGTTAATACAACGCTCCATGGCTCAGAGGTGTAGATCCTTGTCTGGTAATGATCATTTTCTATGCTGAACCTTGGATTGGCTTTGAGATAGCTGAAGAGCAGCATATTAAACTGGTATGCTTCCAAGAGGTTTTCCTGATACAAATTCTTATGAGTGCTGTAGAGAGAAGAGTTGGACTCCAGGTCATAAAGTGCTTCAGCGGGGATCATGGGGAAACGAATGCGATTCAACAGGTCATGCTGGGTGGTCAAAGTGGTTGAGTTGCCCTTTTCTTGGATCCAGCTCTCCACAGTCTGCAGCAGAACGTATTCATCTGGCACCACCAAGTCTGAGCGGAGCAGAAGGGATCCAAGGAGCTGAACGGAAATGTCGGTCCAAGCAGGGGACATGGTAAGATTTTGGTAGTTCCAGGCCAGATACTGAAGACAGTTCTCTTCCAGGACAAAGTCCCCAGTCTTCACTGCATATTCATAAAGGGACACCTGGGTTTGGTACGAAGCATCCTCTGGTAGGATTTGAGAGAAAAGCCGACCTGTGTCCTCCATCAGCTCCTTTAACCCAAACGTGTAAGCTAACCAGTGGAGGCACTGCACGGAGGAGAAGGCAATATCCACCTTGCGGGTGTAAATGTACCTATGGAGATTGTAGAATATTTAATATACTCTTAAAGATGTATTACTTTCATGTGCTTTTTGTTACAtgctgagaaaacaaatgtatgataTCAATAGGAGTTTTGTATCTTGAATCAATACAAGCCATAATAATTTCAGTATACCTGATGAAGGTGGTGACATGAGGTTGGCAAGACTCGCTGATGTTGATCGTGATGTTATTGATCCCCTCCGAAGCATTGAAGCGTGGGAATTGAGAAAGTATAATTTTGTGCGCGCATATCGTTGTCTTAACCACCTCCTGGGTCCCGTCGTCCTGTATGTTATCAGAAATACTCTGGACTAAGATCAGGAAGTCACAGCCGTCACTGCTGTCAAAGATTTGGCCACGCTCTTCAGAGAGACTGATGCTGTGGTCCAGCGAGTGAAGAGAATCACGTTTCGTCAGGTTTGAGTCTGGAACCACAAATAACTCTGATGAATATTACATTAAGTATCACTTGAGAGACTTGTATCTAGTTTGCAGA
The window above is part of the Eleginops maclovinus isolate JMC-PN-2008 ecotype Puerto Natales chromosome 16, JC_Emac_rtc_rv5, whole genome shotgun sequence genome. Proteins encoded here:
- the LOC134877459 gene encoding galectin-3-binding protein A-like, which gives rise to MLAHQKVFTLWLLLLLPVSGSASRLSMFESRTNPVLQEGDVRLFGGGVSEGRVEIYHNGKWGTVCDDSWDMAEAQVVCRQLHFPGAKSVVIGKNYGKVSGPIWLDDLSCTGTESYLSKCAFTSWGVTDCSHKEDVGVICETSYSNLTKRDSLHSLDHSISLSEERGQIFDSSDGCDFLILVQSISDNIQDDGTQEVVKTTICAHKIILSQFPRFNASEGINNITINISESCQPHVTTFIRYIYTRKVDIAFSSVQCLHWLAYTFGLKELMEDTGRLFSQILPEDASYQTQVSLYEYAVKTGDFVLEENCLQYLAWNYQNLTMSPAWTDISVQLLGSLLLRSDLVVPDEYVLLQTVESWIQEKGNSTTLTTQHDLLNRIRFPMIPAEALYDLESNSSLYSTHKNLYQENLLEAYQFNMLLFSYLKANPRFSIENDHYQTRIYTSEPWSVVLTPPITYPRYNNQYNQIPALWLNVPIHNSLLFKQNRISWEANIFRNQRECSNRGMRCNSFPVARLNPQNSLPKNQQILFRNRLLLICQGNYISQVQDFKENLAYISVNMTQDLTFPCPDDQFSYRFVVRPQYV